One Ignavibacterium album JCM 16511 genomic region harbors:
- the lnt gene encoding apolipoprotein N-acyltransferase produces the protein MLKVFQRNKLSAEEKSFLRKDRLLLILSGILTGISFTPFPFPFTLFLFIAFIPYFLVLEKRKSLLEINRASYLMFFTLSLITIYWVGSWQSKADPFLMIGGGVLIFFYPVVLLINSTLFYLSQKIFSKEKSFWLFPIIWVTGEYLLTLTDLKFPWLILGHGLAKFTAFIQIADVVGAFGLSLIVLYINVLLFKAIKYYSSDRKLFFRYVTISLLVFMFFFIYGIIKLNRKDEKNEKYLKVGVVQPNLDPWDKWELGGLDDILKNYIELSEECTKLNAKIIIWPETALPVYLLSGTYSDIVDSIYSFLRKNNVYLLTGMPDYIVHYNNPPTDAKLSKSGNFYYSTYNSILLLNPNSYEIQRYGKMQLVPLGEKVPFVDALPFLANWFKWGVGLSGWNVGKDTTVFKLKIDNDSVRVAGLVCYESVFPDFVTHFVKKGAQFITVVTNDSWYGNSSGPYQHKEFAALRAVENRRAVVRSANGGISCLINKFGITEFETKMFTRTSFVVDVPLSDELTFYTKYPFIIPILSSAFSIWIIGINFLLWLKRKFKFDK, from the coding sequence TTGTTAAAAGTTTTTCAGAGAAATAAATTATCCGCAGAAGAAAAATCATTTTTAAGAAAAGATAGATTACTTTTAATTTTATCAGGAATATTAACCGGAATTTCATTTACACCATTTCCTTTTCCGTTTACTCTTTTTCTGTTCATAGCTTTCATCCCGTATTTCCTTGTGTTAGAAAAAAGAAAATCATTACTCGAAATAAACCGCGCTTCTTACCTGATGTTTTTTACTTTGAGTTTAATCACGATTTATTGGGTAGGAAGCTGGCAAAGTAAAGCTGATCCTTTTTTAATGATTGGTGGTGGAGTTCTTATTTTCTTTTATCCTGTTGTATTACTGATTAATTCCACATTGTTCTATCTTTCACAAAAAATATTCAGCAAAGAAAAATCTTTCTGGCTCTTTCCGATCATTTGGGTAACCGGCGAATATCTTTTGACATTAACAGACTTGAAATTTCCTTGGCTGATACTTGGACATGGTTTGGCAAAGTTCACAGCATTTATTCAAATTGCAGATGTTGTTGGCGCTTTCGGATTATCTTTGATTGTTCTTTATATAAATGTATTACTCTTCAAAGCAATTAAATATTATTCATCTGACAGAAAATTATTTTTCAGATATGTTACGATTTCATTATTGGTGTTTATGTTCTTCTTCATCTATGGAATAATAAAACTCAACAGAAAAGATGAAAAGAATGAAAAGTACTTAAAAGTTGGAGTTGTTCAACCTAATCTTGATCCTTGGGACAAATGGGAACTTGGCGGTCTTGATGATATACTGAAAAATTATATTGAGCTATCTGAAGAATGTACAAAGCTAAATGCAAAGATTATCATCTGGCCAGAGACAGCTTTACCGGTTTACCTTCTTTCAGGAACTTACTCTGATATTGTTGATTCAATTTATTCTTTCCTTCGAAAAAATAATGTTTATCTTTTAACCGGTATGCCTGATTACATTGTTCACTATAATAATCCACCAACAGATGCAAAACTAAGTAAATCAGGAAATTTTTATTATTCAACTTACAATTCAATTCTGTTACTGAATCCCAATTCTTATGAGATTCAGCGTTACGGGAAAATGCAGCTTGTTCCACTCGGGGAAAAAGTTCCTTTCGTTGATGCTTTACCATTTTTAGCCAATTGGTTCAAGTGGGGTGTTGGATTAAGCGGTTGGAATGTTGGTAAAGATACTACCGTCTTTAAATTAAAAATTGATAATGATTCAGTCAGAGTTGCAGGATTGGTTTGTTATGAATCTGTTTTCCCTGACTTTGTTACTCACTTTGTGAAAAAAGGTGCTCAATTTATTACTGTGGTCACTAATGACAGTTGGTACGGAAATTCAAGCGGACCATATCAGCACAAAGAATTTGCAGCATTGCGTGCAGTAGAAAACAGAAGAGCTGTAGTTCGTTCTGCAAACGGAGGTATTAGTTGTCTCATCAATAAATTCGGAATTACCGAATTCGAAACAAAAATGTTCACTCGCACTTCCTTTGTAGTTGATGTTCCATTAAGCGATGAATTAACTTTTTATACAAAGTATCCTTTTATCATTCCAATCTTAAGCTCAGCTTTTTCAATTTGGATAATTGGAATCAACTTTTTGTTATGGTTGAAAAGAAAATTTAAATTTGATAAGTAA
- a CDS encoding threonine aldolase family protein: MKIIDLRSDTVTKPSQEMRKAMYEAEVGDDVFKEDPTVNKLEEYAAELLGKEAALFVTSGVMGNQICLNVLTNPGDEVICERDAHIFNYESGSPAKLSGIQLLPVEGKNGVFTSEQVEPLIRPASAYYMPRTKVIEVENTHNRASGAIWPLEKIIELKNLAKKYNLFYHLDGARIWNASVATEISVKEYASHFDTISCCLSKGLGAPVGSIIAGTKDFIQEAYRIRKSWGGGMRQAGILAAAGLYALKNNVERLKEDHEKARYLAQRISENKNLEVNLDAVQTNIILFKPLKLSVEEGIKRCKDEGLILSVGKIDLIRAVTHLDVSFDDIKKAADIIDSVFK; encoded by the coding sequence ATGAAGATCATTGACCTACGCAGCGACACCGTCACTAAACCATCTCAGGAAATGCGTAAAGCAATGTATGAAGCTGAAGTTGGTGATGATGTATTTAAAGAAGATCCAACCGTTAACAAACTTGAAGAATATGCAGCAGAACTATTAGGTAAAGAAGCTGCTCTTTTTGTAACAAGTGGTGTGATGGGAAATCAGATTTGTCTGAATGTACTTACAAATCCTGGTGATGAAGTAATCTGTGAAAGAGATGCACACATTTTTAATTACGAGTCAGGTTCACCGGCAAAATTAAGCGGCATTCAATTGTTGCCTGTTGAAGGTAAGAACGGTGTATTTACTTCTGAACAGGTCGAACCGTTAATCAGACCGGCTTCTGCTTATTACATGCCTCGCACAAAAGTTATTGAAGTGGAGAACACTCACAATCGTGCGAGTGGTGCTATCTGGCCTTTGGAAAAAATAATTGAACTTAAAAATCTTGCGAAGAAATATAATCTATTCTATCATCTTGATGGTGCAAGAATATGGAATGCTTCTGTAGCAACCGAAATTTCTGTAAAAGAATATGCATCACATTTTGATACGATTTCATGTTGTCTTTCAAAAGGACTTGGAGCTCCGGTTGGTTCAATCATTGCAGGTACGAAAGATTTTATTCAGGAAGCTTACAGAATCAGAAAATCCTGGGGTGGTGGAATGAGACAAGCAGGAATTCTTGCCGCTGCAGGTTTGTATGCATTGAAGAATAATGTTGAAAGATTAAAAGAAGATCACGAAAAAGCCAGATATCTTGCTCAGAGAATTTCTGAAAATAAAAATCTTGAAGTAAATCTTGATGCAGTTCAGACGAATATCATTCTATTCAAACCATTGAAATTAAGTGTTGAAGAAGGTATCAAACGCTGTAAAGATGAAGGTTTGATTTTATCTGTAGGTAAAATTGATTTAATTCGCGCTGTGACTCATTTGGATGTTTCATTTGATGATATAAAAAAAGCAGCAGATATAATTGATTCAGTATTTAAGTAA
- a CDS encoding acyl-CoA thioesterase, translated as MDIKDFNHKTTVTVRFHEVDMLGVCNNAVYINYFEHARLEYVKAAGLIPLGGIFSDGKLFFMVRNEINYRDHAFYDDELEIYSRISYIKNSSFGFDHLIIKRKTGQIIVDGKGVVVYVDPKTKKSTALPESFIDKVKSIDPDVQLIREQK; from the coding sequence ATGGATATCAAAGATTTTAATCATAAAACAACTGTAACAGTTCGGTTTCACGAAGTTGATATGTTAGGCGTTTGTAATAATGCAGTTTATATAAATTATTTTGAACACGCTAGACTTGAGTATGTAAAAGCTGCCGGTTTAATTCCTTTAGGTGGAATTTTTTCAGATGGAAAACTTTTTTTTATGGTTCGAAACGAAATCAATTATCGTGATCATGCTTTTTATGATGATGAATTAGAAATTTATTCCAGAATCTCTTACATAAAAAACTCTTCGTTTGGTTTTGATCATTTGATTATAAAAAGGAAAACCGGACAAATAATTGTCGATGGAAAAGGTGTTGTAGTTTATGTCGATCCGAAAACAAAAAAATCAACAGCATTGCCAGAGAGTTTCATAGATAAGGTCAAGTCAATTGATCCAGATGTTCAACTAATAAGGGAACAGAAATAA
- a CDS encoding ATP-dependent helicase → MQRKYKLKRFSEAGFKSEVDESRFKINYREELNPSQFEAASAVEGIYLIIAGAGTGKTRTLVYRVARLIELGNDPNSILLLTFTRKAANEMMRRASLLLDDRCSKIRGGTFHSFANITLRKYARAIGLDSNFTILDQGDSEDVINLIRSQDKFLTKERRFPNKQTLGKVYSLSVNTKRKVEEIIQEDYPHFLPLLDKILDIQKIYNDYKRKNNLLDYDDLLLYLKEFLFNGGLAAKAFTSEIKFIMVDEYQDTNHLQAEIVKGLARYNRNVMVVGDDSQAIYSFRGADFKNIMEFPKLFPDVKIIKLEENYRSYQSILDFANRINHTALEKFEKNLYTRRGSGPLPNIVAATTENLQSKFIVEKILDLREEGVQLRDIAVLFRSSFHSFDLELELSKANIPFQKFGGMKFVETAHIKDVMAFLRIIVNPKDVISWYRVLLLHEGIGPKTAQKILDELATARITIKAEPDQQPEFSYYKLGPLFYLLYNLQKKKLTPSEMLQAVYEYYWDLFKANYDDWNKRKKDLEIFLNIVENYSSVDTLLSDMAIETIIDSVVDIGAEDKENEFVTLSTIHSAKGLEWHTVFIIHAVEGYFPSSKSAENLEQLEEERRLMYVASTRAKNNLFITYPMNLYDREAGTTLSKPSRFISEITPDLAEGWLLEEEF, encoded by the coding sequence ATGCAAAGAAAATATAAACTTAAAAGATTTTCAGAAGCGGGATTCAAATCAGAAGTTGATGAATCCCGCTTTAAGATTAATTACAGAGAAGAACTTAATCCATCTCAGTTTGAAGCTGCTTCTGCAGTTGAAGGAATTTATCTGATTATTGCCGGAGCAGGAACAGGAAAAACCAGAACACTGGTTTATCGTGTTGCAAGACTGATTGAACTTGGCAACGATCCGAATTCAATTCTGCTTTTAACCTTCACAAGAAAAGCAGCTAATGAAATGATGAGACGGGCTTCATTATTGCTTGATGATAGATGTTCTAAAATTCGCGGCGGTACATTTCACTCTTTTGCTAACATCACTTTAAGAAAATACGCAAGAGCAATCGGACTCGATTCCAACTTTACAATTCTTGATCAAGGTGATAGTGAAGATGTAATAAATTTAATTCGTTCTCAGGATAAATTTCTGACCAAGGAAAGAAGATTTCCGAATAAACAAACGCTTGGCAAAGTTTATAGTCTTAGTGTAAACACTAAACGGAAAGTTGAAGAAATTATTCAGGAAGATTATCCACATTTTCTCCCACTGCTTGATAAGATATTGGATATTCAAAAAATTTATAATGATTATAAAAGAAAAAATAATTTGCTGGATTATGATGATTTATTACTCTACTTAAAAGAATTTTTATTTAACGGCGGATTAGCTGCAAAAGCTTTTACCTCCGAAATAAAATTCATAATGGTTGATGAATATCAGGACACAAATCATCTTCAGGCCGAAATTGTTAAAGGACTTGCACGATACAACAGAAATGTAATGGTAGTTGGCGATGATTCTCAGGCGATTTATTCTTTCCGTGGTGCGGATTTCAAAAACATAATGGAATTCCCAAAACTTTTTCCGGATGTAAAAATCATTAAACTGGAAGAGAACTATCGCAGTTACCAATCAATATTGGATTTCGCTAATCGAATTAATCATACTGCATTAGAAAAGTTTGAAAAAAATCTTTATACAAGACGAGGAAGTGGTCCGTTACCAAATATTGTTGCTGCAACAACAGAAAATCTTCAATCAAAATTTATAGTTGAAAAAATTCTCGACTTGCGCGAAGAAGGTGTTCAACTCAGAGATATCGCCGTACTGTTTCGTTCTTCATTTCATTCCTTTGATCTTGAATTGGAGCTTTCAAAGGCGAATATTCCTTTTCAGAAATTTGGTGGAATGAAGTTCGTTGAAACCGCACATATAAAAGATGTAATGGCATTTTTGAGAATAATTGTTAATCCAAAAGATGTAATCAGCTGGTATCGTGTTTTGCTTCTTCACGAGGGAATCGGACCAAAAACTGCTCAGAAAATTCTTGATGAACTTGCTACAGCAAGAATTACGATAAAAGCAGAACCTGACCAGCAACCTGAATTCAGTTATTATAAGCTCGGTCCTTTGTTTTATTTGTTGTATAATCTTCAAAAGAAAAAATTGACACCTTCGGAAATGCTTCAGGCAGTTTATGAATATTATTGGGACTTATTCAAAGCTAATTACGATGATTGGAATAAAAGAAAGAAAGACTTAGAAATATTTTTAAATATTGTTGAAAATTATTCTTCTGTAGATACGCTTTTATCTGATATGGCAATTGAAACCATAATTGATAGCGTAGTTGACATTGGTGCCGAAGATAAAGAAAATGAATTTGTAACTCTTTCCACTATTCATTCGGCAAAAGGTTTGGAATGGCATACAGTTTTTATTATTCACGCAGTGGAAGGTTACTTCCCTTCAAGTAAAAGTGCAGAAAATCTTGAACAGCTCGAAGAAGAAAGAAGGCTAATGTACGTAGCATCAACAAGAGCAAAAAATAATCTCTTCATAACTTATCCAATGAATCTTTATGACAGAGAAGCCGGTACAACTTTATCAAAACCATCAAGATTTATTTCTGAAATTACTCCTGATTTAGCTGAAGGTTGGCTTCTTGAAGAAGAATTTTGA
- a CDS encoding DedA family protein, whose amino-acid sequence MFEEILTRISELSPIWIYLVIFFFAFIENLFPPSPSDMVVVIGGSLVGASVLHFVPVLIFATGGSLVGFLTAFAIGWQIDKRILHSGKIKFLTIESIEKVENAFRKYGYFLIIANRFLPGTRAVISFFAGMSRLNVHFTVLLSAASALIWNSILISLGMVFGENIQKVDAFLNTYNQIVIVATVVFILFLIIRYFIKKNKNKFQN is encoded by the coding sequence ATGTTTGAAGAAATTCTAACCCGAATTTCGGAACTTAGTCCTATCTGGATTTATCTGGTAATCTTCTTTTTTGCATTCATCGAGAATCTTTTTCCACCTTCACCAAGTGATATGGTGGTTGTTATTGGAGGTTCACTCGTCGGAGCTTCTGTCCTTCACTTTGTTCCGGTTCTTATTTTTGCCACAGGTGGGAGTCTTGTTGGTTTTCTAACTGCATTTGCTATTGGCTGGCAGATTGATAAAAGAATTTTGCACTCCGGCAAAATTAAATTTCTTACGATCGAATCAATTGAGAAAGTTGAAAATGCTTTTCGCAAGTATGGGTACTTTCTGATTATAGCTAACAGATTTTTGCCCGGAACACGAGCAGTTATTTCCTTCTTTGCGGGAATGAGCAGACTGAATGTTCATTTCACGGTTTTACTTTCGGCGGCAAGTGCGCTTATCTGGAATTCAATTTTAATATCACTCGGAATGGTCTTCGGTGAGAATATTCAGAAGGTTGACGCATTTCTGAATACATATAATCAGATTGTTATCGTTGCTACCGTAGTTTTTATTCTATTCCTGATTATTCGTTACTTCATCAAAAAAAATAAAAATAAATTTCAGAATTGA
- a CDS encoding acylphosphatase: protein MSKLSRATIIVDGVVQGVGFRYFVLRNANALGLKGYTKNLFTGEVLTEVEGEEGMIHELIKKLKVGPSHAYVKDCKVEWKEFKNEFKDFEVRY from the coding sequence ATGAGCAAACTGTCAAGAGCAACAATAATAGTTGATGGTGTTGTTCAAGGAGTTGGATTCAGATATTTTGTTTTGCGGAATGCAAATGCTTTAGGTCTTAAAGGGTACACAAAAAATTTATTTACTGGTGAAGTGTTAACAGAAGTGGAAGGTGAAGAAGGAATGATTCACGAGTTGATAAAAAAGTTAAAAGTTGGTCCTTCTCACGCTTATGTTAAAGATTGTAAAGTAGAATGGAAAGAATTTAAAAATGAATTTAAAGATTTTGAGGTAAGATATTGA
- a CDS encoding DMT family transporter has translation MKKYIGESALLLNTIIWGGTFALIKNALADISPLLFLGIRFFLAAIILLPFIYTVIIKTDKKTFLAGSILGLFYFLGFATQTIGLNYTTATKSGFITGTFVVIIPILQTIIEKKKPKWYNIVSILFVMIGLVFLSSSGDNLIQFITELGSDFNLGDFLTLLCAVLFAFQVVYVDVFTKKYDYIPMVFIQLLITGLGGFIGSIILSSIGLEIVKFTLNTNVIIALIYTSVFASIIATILQLKYQKIVTPTKAGIIYSFEPIMAAVLASFIIGEKISKFGMFGGLFIVVGLLLSEILENRNEQTVKSNNNS, from the coding sequence ATGAAAAAGTATATTGGCGAAAGTGCACTTTTACTTAATACTATCATCTGGGGTGGAACATTCGCTCTAATCAAAAATGCATTAGCTGATATTTCTCCACTGTTATTTCTTGGAATCAGATTTTTTCTTGCGGCAATTATTCTGCTGCCATTCATTTATACTGTAATTATAAAGACGGATAAAAAAACTTTTTTAGCCGGTTCAATCCTTGGACTATTTTATTTTCTGGGATTTGCTACTCAAACTATCGGATTAAATTACACAACAGCAACAAAATCAGGATTTATAACCGGAACATTTGTTGTCATAATTCCGATTCTTCAGACAATCATCGAAAAGAAAAAGCCGAAATGGTATAATATAGTAAGCATTTTGTTTGTCATGATCGGCTTGGTTTTTCTTTCAAGCAGCGGAGATAATTTAATTCAATTTATAACTGAACTCGGTTCTGATTTTAATTTAGGCGATTTCCTTACACTGCTTTGCGCTGTTCTTTTTGCTTTTCAGGTAGTTTATGTTGATGTGTTTACTAAAAAATATGATTATATACCGATGGTATTTATTCAGCTTTTAATTACTGGTCTGGGTGGATTTATAGGCTCAATCATTCTTTCATCAATAGGATTGGAAATTGTTAAATTCACTTTGAATACAAATGTAATAATTGCTTTGATTTACACTTCAGTTTTTGCCTCCATCATTGCAACAATACTACAATTAAAATATCAGAAAATTGTGACACCAACCAAAGCAGGAATAATTTATTCCTTTGAACCGATAATGGCAGCAGTCCTGGCATCCTTCATTATCGGCGAAAAAATTTCTAAATTTGGGATGTTTGGTGGCTTATTTATAGTGGTTGGTTTACTTCTTTCAGAAATTTTAGAAAACAGAAATGAGCAAACTGTCAAGAGCAACAATAATAGTTGA
- the era gene encoding GTPase Era: protein MSHKVGYVSIIGLPNVGKSTLLNAILKQKISIVTPKPQTTRKKILGILTENNYQIIFLDTPGIVRPAYLLHEKMLEEINESIKDADVLVLLFDVSNESRIKESEENEIIKNLIEQKTKPIILALNKVDSITQEQAQQLVNHYESFNNFKAVVPIAASSNFNVERLIQEIVSLLSEGEKFYPDDIISEASERFFVSEIIREKIFELYEDEIPYSTEVIIVEFKERTTGKDFISAEIIVERDSQKPIIIGKEGKAIKKLGEVARKTIEEFLRKEVYLELRVKVREKWRSNEKMLKYFGYGVKK from the coding sequence ATGAGTCACAAAGTCGGATATGTTTCAATTATTGGTTTGCCAAATGTCGGTAAGTCAACCTTGCTAAATGCAATTCTGAAACAAAAAATTTCAATAGTAACACCAAAGCCACAAACAACCAGAAAAAAAATTCTGGGAATTCTAACGGAAAACAATTATCAGATTATCTTTCTTGATACACCTGGAATTGTTCGTCCGGCTTACCTTCTTCACGAAAAAATGCTTGAGGAAATCAATGAATCCATAAAAGATGCAGATGTTCTTGTGCTTTTATTTGATGTTAGTAATGAGAGTAGAATAAAAGAAAGTGAAGAAAATGAAATAATAAAAAATCTTATCGAGCAAAAGACAAAGCCGATTATCCTGGCTTTGAATAAAGTAGATTCAATAACACAGGAACAAGCGCAACAACTGGTAAATCATTATGAAAGTTTTAATAACTTTAAAGCTGTTGTTCCGATTGCTGCTTCATCGAATTTTAATGTAGAAAGATTAATTCAGGAAATAGTTTCGTTACTTTCTGAAGGAGAAAAATTTTATCCAGATGATATCATATCTGAAGCAAGTGAAAGATTTTTTGTCTCAGAAATAATTCGTGAAAAAATTTTTGAACTTTATGAAGATGAAATTCCATATAGCACAGAAGTAATAATTGTTGAATTTAAGGAAAGAACTACGGGTAAGGATTTTATTAGTGCTGAAATTATTGTTGAGCGTGATTCTCAAAAACCAATAATAATTGGTAAAGAAGGGAAAGCAATTAAAAAACTTGGTGAAGTTGCCCGGAAAACAATCGAAGAATTTTTACGAAAGGAAGTTTATCTGGAACTTCGTGTTAAGGTTAGAGAAAAGTGGCGCTCTAACGAAAAGATGCTCAAGTATTTCGGATATGGAGTAAAAAAATAA
- the trxB gene encoding thioredoxin-disulfide reductase, protein MSEQTNHFKVAIIGSGPAGLTAAIYTARANLNPVVFEGLQPGGQLTITTEVENFPGFEHGIQGPELMDIMRKQAHRFGAQSIYKDITEVDFSKRPFKLKSYDEEYYADAVIISTGASARLLGLESEAKYMGYGVSACATCDGFFFKGLKVIVVGGGDTAMEEANFLTKFASEVIIVHRRDEFRASKIMLDRAKKNPKIKFVTNKVIKEVLGVEEGGKKRMTGVLLEDTKDHSVTQLDADGLFIAIGHKPNTELFKNYLEMDETGYLIVKPGSTYTNVEGVFAAGDVADKKYRQAITAAGTGCMAALDAERWLEAQES, encoded by the coding sequence ATGTCGGAACAAACAAATCACTTTAAAGTTGCAATTATTGGATCCGGACCTGCTGGATTAACCGCAGCGATTTATACAGCAAGAGCAAACCTAAATCCGGTTGTATTCGAAGGATTACAACCTGGCGGTCAATTAACAATAACTACTGAAGTTGAAAACTTTCCCGGATTTGAACATGGAATCCAAGGTCCTGAATTGATGGACATAATGAGAAAACAAGCACACCGTTTCGGAGCTCAGTCAATTTATAAAGACATCACAGAAGTTGATTTCTCAAAAAGACCATTCAAATTGAAATCTTATGATGAAGAATATTATGCTGATGCAGTAATCATTTCTACTGGCGCTTCAGCAAGATTGCTCGGACTTGAAAGTGAAGCAAAATATATGGGCTACGGAGTTTCTGCTTGTGCAACCTGCGATGGTTTCTTTTTCAAAGGACTAAAAGTTATTGTTGTTGGTGGTGGAGATACAGCAATGGAGGAAGCTAATTTCCTTACCAAATTTGCCAGTGAAGTTATCATAGTTCATCGCAGAGATGAATTCAGAGCTTCAAAAATTATGCTTGACAGAGCGAAGAAAAATCCAAAGATAAAATTCGTAACGAATAAAGTTATTAAAGAAGTGCTTGGTGTTGAAGAAGGCGGAAAGAAAAGAATGACCGGTGTTCTTCTGGAGGACACGAAGGATCATTCAGTTACTCAGCTTGATGCAGATGGATTATTTATAGCTATTGGGCATAAACCAAACACAGAGTTATTCAAAAATTATCTTGAGATGGATGAAACAGGTTATTTGATTGTGAAACCCGGCTCAACTTATACAAATGTTGAGGGAGTTTTTGCTGCAGGTGATGTTGCTGATAAAAAATATCGTCAGGCGATTACAGCAGCAGGAACCGGTTGTATGGCAGCACTTGACGCTGAACGATGGTTGGAAGCTCAGGAGTCATAA
- the ispF gene encoding 2-C-methyl-D-erythritol 2,4-cyclodiphosphate synthase translates to MKLDIKIGFGFDVHSFAEGRKLILGGIEIPSTKGLEGHSDADVLLHAISDAILGALALGDIGRHFPNTDERWKDVDSAVILKHCYSLVKKEGYSISNIDSMLAIEIPKVSPFIEKIRNNISELLQISPSQISVKATTAEKLGFVGRAEGVVAMATVLLIKSDFNV, encoded by the coding sequence TTGAAACTTGATATTAAAATCGGATTTGGTTTTGATGTTCATTCTTTTGCGGAAGGAAGAAAATTAATTTTAGGAGGAATTGAAATTCCATCAACCAAAGGATTGGAAGGTCATTCCGATGCTGATGTTTTGCTTCACGCAATTTCTGATGCAATTCTTGGTGCATTGGCATTAGGCGATATCGGAAGGCATTTTCCGAATACTGATGAACGATGGAAAGATGTTGACAGTGCTGTTATTCTAAAACATTGCTATTCACTTGTGAAAAAAGAAGGATACTCAATTTCAAATATTGATTCTATGCTCGCTATCGAAATTCCAAAAGTTTCTCCTTTCATAGAAAAAATTAGAAATAACATTTCTGAATTACTACAAATCTCTCCCTCACAAATTTCAGTTAAAGCTACAACAGCTGAAAAACTTGGTTTCGTTGGCAGAGCCGAAGGTGTTGTGGCAATGGCTACCGTGTTATTAATCAAGAGTGATTTTAATGTTTGA
- a CDS encoding ribonuclease H-like domain-containing protein — MRRIVFDIETSSYPFSTLAASQQEYLLKYAEKETDPDKKQQMTDEAIRYTSLYPFTAKCIVIGIYDIEKEKSYVYYESENPEEWKSEDEKTYYKGLNEKEMIESFWRIAEKVDQFVTFNGRNFDVPFLMLRSAMLKVKPSVNLMGSRYSETHIDLLEQLTFYGTTRKFNLDFYCNAFGIESPKSKDISGMEVKNLYEAGRIKDIATYCSKDIYATYQLYKIWEEFLRLK; from the coding sequence ATGAGACGAATTGTTTTTGATATCGAAACCTCTTCATATCCTTTCAGCACATTAGCTGCAAGTCAGCAGGAATATTTACTAAAATATGCTGAGAAGGAAACTGATCCTGATAAAAAACAACAAATGACTGACGAAGCAATCAGATATACAAGTCTTTATCCTTTTACCGCTAAATGTATTGTGATAGGAATTTATGACATCGAAAAAGAAAAGTCTTATGTTTATTATGAATCTGAAAATCCTGAAGAATGGAAATCAGAAGATGAAAAAACTTACTATAAAGGACTGAATGAAAAAGAAATGATCGAATCATTCTGGAGGATTGCAGAAAAAGTTGATCAGTTTGTTACCTTCAATGGAAGAAATTTCGATGTGCCTTTTCTGATGCTCCGTTCTGCGATGTTGAAAGTAAAGCCATCAGTTAATCTGATGGGAAGCAGATATAGTGAAACTCATATTGATTTACTTGAACAACTCACTTTCTACGGAACAACCAGAAAATTTAATCTTGATTTTTATTGCAATGCATTTGGAATTGAATCTCCGAAATCAAAAGATATTTCAGGAATGGAGGTGAAGAATTTGTATGAAGCAGGAAGAATAAAAGATATCGCTACTTATTGTTCAAAAGATATTTATGCTACTTATCAGTTATATAAAATTTGGGAAGAATTTCTGAGATTAAAATAA